From the Bacteroidia bacterium genome, one window contains:
- the lpxA gene encoding acyl-ACP--UDP-N-acetylglucosamine O-acyltransferase: MPTIHPTAIVNPAAELADTVTIGPYAIIEADVRIGEGTSIGPHCLVDNGARIGSNCTIHQGTVVGTPPQDLKYAGEKTELFIGDNCTIREYCTLNRATTHSWKTVIGSNCLFMAWVHVAHDCIVGDNIIIANSTSMGGHCVIGDNAIIGGLTGIHQFSHIGAHVMIASSSRIVKDIPPYILAGGTPTRYEGLNSIGLRRRGFSRETLDLLEQTYAAIYFKGMNVSQGVQWVKDNLPAIPEVTAVLDFIAGSNRGIIRGTRN, translated from the coding sequence ATGCCCACCATACACCCGACAGCCATCGTCAATCCCGCGGCGGAACTCGCCGATACCGTCACCATCGGTCCCTACGCCATCATCGAAGCGGACGTACGCATAGGCGAAGGCACCAGCATCGGGCCGCATTGTCTCGTGGACAACGGCGCGCGCATCGGCAGCAACTGTACCATCCATCAGGGCACCGTGGTCGGCACGCCTCCGCAGGACCTGAAATACGCCGGCGAGAAAACGGAGCTGTTCATCGGCGATAATTGTACCATCCGTGAATACTGCACGCTGAACCGCGCCACCACGCATTCGTGGAAAACCGTCATCGGCAGCAATTGCCTCTTCATGGCCTGGGTGCATGTAGCGCACGACTGCATCGTGGGCGACAACATCATCATCGCGAACTCGACGAGCATGGGCGGCCATTGCGTGATCGGCGACAATGCGATCATCGGCGGCCTGACCGGCATTCATCAGTTCAGCCACATCGGTGCGCATGTGATGATCGCTTCCAGTTCCCGTATCGTCAAGGACATTCCGCCATACATACTTGCCGGCGGTACGCCGACACGGTATGAGGGACTCAACTCCATCGGCCTCCGCCGCCGCGGGTTCTCGCGCGAGACGCTGGATCTGCTCGAACAAACCTACGCCGCCATCTATTTCAAAGGCATGAATGTCAGCCAGGGTGTACAGTGGGTGAAGGACAACCTTCCGGCCATACCGGAAGTAACCGCCGTACTGGATTTCATCGCGGGAAGCAACCGCGGCATTATCAGAGGAACGCGCAACTAG
- a CDS encoding MarR family transcriptional regulator, with the protein MTRLEEEIQSKFSSEYHKLTVGILYTHGRLVAAANEVLKPYGLTLQQFNILRILRGQMPHAATVSLLKERMLDKMSDASRLVERLRTKGFIERRTSAEDRRQANISITKKGLETLERIGDFDGILTAVSKVVTEEDARTTNKTLDNLRDALGA; encoded by the coding sequence GTGACGCGGCTCGAGGAAGAAATACAGAGCAAGTTCAGCAGTGAATATCACAAGCTGACCGTGGGTATCCTGTATACCCACGGTCGGCTTGTAGCTGCCGCGAACGAGGTCCTCAAACCGTACGGATTGACACTGCAACAATTCAACATCCTCCGCATACTGCGGGGACAGATGCCGCATGCAGCCACCGTGTCTCTGCTCAAGGAACGAATGCTCGATAAAATGAGTGACGCATCGCGATTGGTGGAACGCCTACGGACCAAGGGCTTTATTGAACGGCGTACCAGTGCAGAAGACAGGCGTCAGGCGAACATTTCCATAACGAAAAAGGGGCTCGAAACGCTCGAGCGCATCGGCGATTTCGACGGAATTCTGACTGCGGTTTCAAAGGTGGTCACGGAGGAGGATGCGCGCACTACCAACAAGACTCTCGACAATCTCAGGGACGCTCTCGGGGCCTGA
- the ppk1 gene encoding polyphosphate kinase 1 yields MSEAKTSGSIHEIHMRAQDSASMDRDREFRADEAVIPAFHPVDLYSPEAYFNRELSWLDFNWRVLNEALDPAVPLLERLKFIAITAANLDEFFMIRVAGLKQQIELGVTDLPSDGMTAEETINAIRVQVCRMNKAMSDCFTGDILSGLEREGVFLHAYEDLDSASREWCEKYFIDQVFPVLSPLAIDPGHPFPHLINRSLNLILTVVDSITSQERIAVVQVPPVVPRLVSIPGRSDGYHYVLLGEVIAANANALFPGLSVKDSHRFRVTRNADLEIADDEASDLLKTIEEQIRRRRWGAVVRMEVDSGMPAKVLRILQNALHLSDREIYLVDGPLNLADFMTLTALPLPHLKDTRFAPRIVGELRVAQDIFTRVKDRDIFFHHPYDSFSSVVEFIETAADDPTVLAIKQTLYRTNGDSNLVRALARAAENGKQVTAFVELKARFDEENNIIWARQLEQAGVHVVYGIIGLKTHCKLSLVVRRERGSLRTYVHLSTGNYNEITSRIYTDFGLLSCREDLAFEASELFNYLTGYSHQTEWNKIIIAPISLRQKLLALIQREADFQKAGVPGRIIAKMNALVDAQIIRALYRASIAGVQIDLIVRGICCLRPGVPGLSENIRVRSIVGRFLEHSRVFVFGNADNPEIYCSSADWMPRNLNRRVEAMFMVEDPMISDRILDHILPTILADNVKSYELRADGSYARPVVDPAQPRVNSQEAFIRYAEVASREREVLDDD; encoded by the coding sequence ATGAGCGAAGCGAAGACGAGCGGCAGTATTCACGAGATTCACATGCGAGCGCAGGACAGTGCTTCCATGGATCGTGATCGCGAATTCAGGGCGGATGAGGCGGTCATTCCGGCTTTTCACCCCGTGGATCTATACTCCCCGGAGGCGTATTTCAACCGCGAGTTGAGCTGGCTGGATTTCAACTGGCGCGTGCTCAACGAGGCGCTGGATCCCGCCGTACCGCTTTTAGAGCGACTGAAATTCATCGCCATCACTGCCGCGAATCTCGATGAATTTTTCATGATTCGCGTGGCAGGGCTCAAGCAACAGATCGAACTGGGTGTGACGGACCTGCCGTCCGACGGCATGACGGCCGAGGAGACCATTAACGCCATTCGGGTGCAGGTCTGCCGCATGAACAAGGCCATGTCGGATTGCTTTACCGGCGATATTCTTTCGGGACTGGAGCGTGAAGGCGTATTTCTGCATGCCTACGAAGATCTGGACTCCGCATCGCGGGAGTGGTGTGAGAAGTATTTCATTGATCAGGTCTTCCCGGTGCTCTCACCGCTGGCTATCGATCCGGGGCATCCCTTCCCGCATCTGATCAACCGCTCGCTCAATCTGATTTTGACCGTGGTGGATTCCATCACTTCGCAGGAGCGTATCGCCGTGGTGCAGGTGCCGCCTGTCGTGCCACGCCTCGTCTCGATACCGGGGCGTTCGGACGGGTATCATTACGTTCTGCTGGGCGAGGTGATTGCCGCCAACGCGAACGCGTTGTTTCCGGGGCTGTCGGTGAAAGACTCCCATCGCTTTCGCGTCACACGCAACGCCGATCTGGAAATTGCCGACGATGAAGCGTCCGATTTGCTCAAGACCATCGAGGAGCAGATTCGCCGCCGGCGCTGGGGAGCTGTGGTACGCATGGAAGTGGACAGCGGCATGCCGGCGAAGGTGCTGCGTATTCTCCAGAACGCGCTGCACCTTTCCGATCGGGAGATCTACCTGGTTGACGGTCCGCTGAACCTCGCGGATTTTATGACTCTGACAGCCCTCCCGCTGCCGCATCTCAAGGATACCCGTTTCGCTCCGCGTATCGTCGGCGAACTGCGCGTGGCGCAGGATATTTTCACGCGTGTCAAGGATAGAGATATCTTTTTCCATCATCCCTACGATTCCTTCTCTTCCGTCGTCGAGTTCATCGAGACGGCGGCGGACGATCCGACGGTGCTGGCGATCAAGCAAACGCTGTACCGCACGAATGGCGACTCGAATCTTGTGCGTGCGCTTGCGCGCGCCGCGGAGAACGGCAAGCAGGTCACCGCCTTCGTCGAACTCAAAGCCCGTTTCGATGAGGAGAACAACATCATCTGGGCCCGGCAGCTCGAGCAGGCCGGAGTACACGTCGTGTACGGGATTATCGGCCTGAAAACACACTGCAAGCTGTCGCTGGTCGTGCGCAGGGAGAGGGGATCGCTGCGCACCTACGTCCATTTGAGCACGGGAAATTATAACGAGATCACCTCGCGCATCTACACGGATTTCGGTTTGTTGTCGTGCCGCGAGGACCTCGCTTTCGAGGCATCGGAACTTTTCAATTATCTGACCGGCTACTCGCATCAAACGGAATGGAATAAAATCATCATCGCCCCCATTTCCTTGCGACAGAAGCTGCTGGCCTTGATTCAGCGTGAGGCCGATTTCCAAAAAGCGGGTGTACCGGGGCGCATCATCGCGAAGATGAACGCGCTCGTGGATGCGCAGATCATTCGGGCGCTCTACCGTGCCTCCATCGCCGGAGTGCAGATTGATCTTATTGTGCGCGGCATCTGCTGTCTGCGTCCGGGAGTACCGGGATTGAGCGAGAATATTCGCGTGCGCAGCATTGTGGGGCGTTTTCTGGAGCATAGCCGGGTGTTCGTTTTCGGAAACGCCGACAATCCGGAAATCTACTGCAGCAGCGCGGACTGGATGCCCCGAAACCTCAACCGTCGCGTCGAGGCGATGTTCATGGTGGAGGATCCCATGATCAGTGACAGGATACTCGACCATATTCTGCCGACGATCCTGGCGGACAATGTGAAATCGTACGAACTGCGTGCCGATGGCAGTTACGCGCGTCCGGTAGTGGACCCCGCACAACCTCGTGTGAACAGCCAGGAGGCCTTTATTCGCTATGCGGAAGTGGCTTCACGTGAGCGCGAGGTCTTGGACGACGATTAG
- a CDS encoding sulfite exporter TauE/SafE family protein, protein MLWSAFIIGFIGSLHCLGMCGPIVLALPGNAAQRLRFTVERLLYNLGRAVTYSLMGAVAGLVGQGVAMAGFQQWLGIVAGGLMVLSVLLPSRAARKVLPSALYDKVFTRLKVKLGSLLGNTRHSSMLLIGVLNGFLPCGLVYMALAGSLVMGSIGGSALYMFIFGLGTLPVMFAASFASGLITGSLRTRINKAIPVAVLVMGVLFILRGLSLGIPFLSPDMDMMKKKATTTEMPQHSATHKGGCCSE, encoded by the coding sequence ATGCTCTGGTCAGCCTTTATCATCGGTTTCATCGGGAGTCTTCACTGTCTCGGAATGTGCGGTCCCATCGTACTCGCTCTGCCCGGAAATGCCGCACAGCGCCTGCGTTTTACCGTAGAACGGTTGTTGTACAACCTCGGGCGCGCTGTGACCTATTCCCTCATGGGCGCGGTTGCGGGACTTGTCGGACAGGGTGTCGCCATGGCGGGATTTCAGCAATGGCTCGGGATTGTCGCCGGTGGTCTCATGGTGCTGAGTGTGCTGTTGCCTTCTCGCGCCGCACGAAAGGTGTTGCCCTCCGCCCTCTACGACAAGGTGTTCACGAGGTTGAAAGTGAAGCTCGGATCATTGCTTGGCAATACGAGGCATTCGTCCATGCTGCTGATCGGTGTGTTGAATGGCTTTCTTCCCTGCGGACTGGTGTACATGGCGCTTGCCGGTTCGCTCGTCATGGGCTCGATCGGCGGCAGCGCCTTGTACATGTTCATCTTCGGACTGGGGACACTTCCGGTCATGTTTGCGGCCTCGTTCGCGAGCGGACTTATTACCGGTTCGCTCCGTACACGCATAAACAAAGCGATACCCGTCGCGGTGCTTGTGATGGGCGTACTGTTCATCCTCCGCGGATTATCACTCGGAATTCCGTTTCTCAGTCCGGATATGGACATGATGAAAAAGAAAGCCACCACAACAGAGATGCCACAGCATTCCGCTACGCACAAAGGCGGCTGCTGTTCCGAGTAA
- a CDS encoding YceI family protein, with protein MKAVRMIPLLFLAFAFTASAQTRWTFDKSHTNIGFNVTHLVISEVDGFFKTFDGSITTKGDSFDNATIEFSVDIASIDTDNEKRDQHLKSDDFFNAEKYPKMTFKSTSMKKSGKNTYKLIGDLTIRDKTKRVELDVRHNGTVQDPWGNTKAGFKITGKINRFDYDLKWNTLTEAGGAVVGKDVRLNLNVQLKKEA; from the coding sequence ATGAAAGCTGTACGGATGATTCCGCTTCTTTTCCTCGCCTTCGCCTTCACTGCGTCTGCCCAGACGCGTTGGACGTTTGACAAGTCGCATACCAATATAGGTTTCAACGTCACCCATCTCGTCATCTCCGAGGTTGATGGTTTTTTCAAGACGTTTGACGGATCCATCACCACGAAAGGTGACAGCTTCGATAACGCAACCATCGAGTTTTCCGTTGACATCGCCAGCATTGATACAGACAATGAAAAGCGTGATCAGCATCTGAAGTCGGACGATTTTTTCAATGCCGAAAAATATCCCAAGATGACATTTAAGAGCACGTCCATGAAGAAATCCGGCAAGAACACCTACAAGCTCATCGGCGACCTGACCATTCGCGACAAGACCAAGCGGGTCGAACTCGATGTGCGCCATAATGGGACGGTGCAGGACCCCTGGGGCAACACCAAGGCGGGTTTCAAGATTACCGGCAAGATCAATCGCTTTGATTACGATCTCAAATGGAATACGCTTACCGAAGCCGGCGGTGCCGTGGTGGGGAAAGACGTTCGACTGAATCTGAACGTGCAGCTGAAGAAGGAAGCGTGA
- a CDS encoding Gfo/Idh/MocA family oxidoreductase, with the protein MALTVGVAGLGHLGSLHAKMLSTAEGASLTAVFDSNADRCAEIAKLYGARACSSLEELLNHVDAVSIATPTSNHFDTAARAIHAGKHVFLEKPITEAVQQARELNAMADERGVIIQVGHIERFNPAIVALDTLELAPLFIESHRLAQFNPRGTDVAVVLDLMIHDIDIILALVKSEVTSIDASGLAVVSDTADIANARLKFANGCVANITASRISQNRMRKMRLFQRSAYISIDFLAGQSEVFRLVDADADVTPTYMLGMIEQGKVRRNIIFEQPPAPQDHNPLKYELQLFVNAARSGTRPIVDGYAAQQALEVAEEIVRMINGQTAQS; encoded by the coding sequence ATGGCACTCACTGTCGGCGTCGCTGGTCTCGGTCATCTCGGTTCTCTTCATGCGAAAATGCTCAGCACGGCTGAAGGGGCTTCGCTGACCGCCGTCTTCGACAGCAACGCCGATCGTTGCGCCGAAATCGCCAAGCTCTACGGTGCGCGCGCCTGTTCATCGCTGGAAGAATTGCTTAACCATGTTGACGCCGTGAGCATCGCCACGCCGACATCCAATCACTTCGACACGGCCGCCCGCGCCATACACGCGGGAAAACACGTGTTCCTCGAAAAGCCCATCACCGAGGCGGTGCAGCAGGCCCGCGAGCTCAACGCGATGGCGGACGAGCGCGGCGTAATCATACAGGTGGGACACATCGAGCGTTTCAATCCCGCCATTGTCGCGCTGGACACGCTGGAACTTGCTCCGCTCTTCATCGAGTCGCACCGTCTGGCGCAGTTCAATCCCCGCGGCACCGATGTCGCCGTGGTGCTGGATCTGATGATACACGATATCGACATCATACTCGCGCTGGTGAAAAGCGAGGTCACCAGCATCGATGCCAGCGGACTTGCCGTCGTATCCGACACCGCCGACATAGCCAACGCGCGGCTGAAATTCGCCAATGGCTGCGTCGCCAATATCACCGCCAGCCGCATCTCGCAGAACCGCATGCGCAAGATGCGTCTCTTCCAGCGCAGCGCCTATATCTCCATCGATTTCCTCGCCGGTCAGAGCGAGGTGTTCCGTCTCGTGGACGCCGACGCCGACGTCACGCCCACCTACATGCTCGGCATGATCGAGCAGGGTAAGGTCCGGCGCAATATCATTTTCGAGCAGCCCCCCGCGCCGCAGGACCACAATCCCCTCAAATACGAACTACAGCTCTTCGTCAATGCCGCACGCAGCGGCACGCGTCCCATTGTGGACGGCTACGCCGCGCAGCAGGCGTTGGAGGTGGCTGAGGAGATTGTGCGGATGATAAACGGACAAACAGCGCAGAGCTGA
- a CDS encoding sensor domain-containing diguanylate cyclase codes for MKELNAPQCLEYFADLLALLATNRHYERVFHYVVDRIVRLYHCRSCAIVLIDRETEFLSIENCFGISRSYCKEFRKHLATGAIGDVLWTGRPLLISDASLLPAIAEEVYLEQPFASCIIVQLSVHHQTLGYLYAASDARDAFQASDLPVIEMFARVAGIALYQNRLYDENIRLDRVDHETGLTRYSCFVESMQQQLARAAETGEEFGLILMDVDNYKSIANTYGGEARRSFLREFGGLLVRHLRAYDSACRYGSDEVLILLPNSGIDATLHYGEHLCSIVREHTFTEHDLRSTVSAGAVVYPIDGSTLEELLLAAKQLVFDAQRAGRDRLLWRGESKNDIVIGS; via the coding sequence ATGAAAGAGCTGAACGCACCGCAGTGCCTGGAGTATTTCGCCGATCTGCTCGCGCTTCTCGCCACGAACAGACATTACGAACGGGTATTTCATTATGTCGTGGACCGCATTGTCCGTCTCTATCATTGCCGCAGCTGCGCTATTGTCCTGATTGACCGGGAGACCGAATTTCTGAGCATCGAAAACTGTTTCGGCATTTCGCGGTCGTATTGCAAGGAATTCCGTAAACATCTCGCAACCGGGGCCATTGGCGACGTGCTGTGGACAGGACGTCCGTTGCTCATTTCCGATGCGTCGCTGCTCCCGGCCATTGCGGAGGAGGTATATCTCGAACAACCCTTTGCGAGCTGCATCATCGTGCAGCTCAGCGTGCACCACCAGACGCTGGGTTATTTATATGCGGCGAGCGACGCGAGGGATGCGTTTCAGGCGTCGGACCTTCCTGTGATCGAAATGTTCGCCCGTGTCGCAGGAATTGCGCTCTACCAGAACAGGTTGTACGATGAGAACATCCGGCTTGACAGAGTGGATCACGAAACAGGCCTTACGCGCTATTCCTGTTTTGTGGAATCCATGCAGCAACAACTTGCGCGCGCGGCGGAAACCGGGGAAGAATTCGGTCTCATTCTGATGGACGTGGACAACTATAAGAGCATAGCGAACACCTATGGCGGCGAGGCGCGGAGGAGTTTCCTCCGGGAGTTCGGCGGCTTGTTGGTCAGGCACCTCCGCGCGTACGACAGTGCTTGCCGTTATGGTTCGGACGAAGTGCTGATCCTGCTTCCGAACAGCGGCATTGATGCCACGTTGCACTACGGTGAGCATCTGTGTTCGATAGTGCGCGAGCATACCTTTACGGAACACGATCTCCGAAGCACCGTCAGCGCGGGAGCCGTCGTGTACCCCATCGACGGAAGCACGCTGGAGGAACTCCTGCTCGCCGCGAAGCAACTCGTGTTCGACGCGCAGCGCGCGGGACGCGACCGCCTGTTATGGCGGGGAGAGTCGAAGAACGACATCGTGATCGGAAGTTGA
- a CDS encoding bifunctional UDP-3-O-[3-hydroxymyristoyl] N-acetylglucosamine deacetylase/3-hydroxyacyl-ACP dehydratase — MLVHQCTIEEPVSYSGTGLHTGAQCTITFKPAPENHGIRFVRTDLGGNPEIPAIVDYVVDVSRGTTLGHGDIKVYTVEHVLAAVAGMQIDNLIIEIDGIEPPVGDGSAMPFVEALQRAGIRKQEAPKDYLIIDRTIQFSNPDKEVDIVALPLDDFRMTVMVDYKNPALGSQHTGMFNLEEFVSEFASSRTFCFLTEVEMLHDAGLIKGGSLDNAVVIVDRDVNADDLEAISEKLKLDRTMHLNDHGFLNDITLRYKNEPARHKLLDLLGDLTLVGVPLKAQILAARPGHASNVEFAKMIRKLYLEKRLVKKYQLEKKQGVVLDVNAIADILPHRYPFLLVDRIVSLELDKKIVGLKNVTMNEQFFNGHFPGKPVMPGVLIIEAMAQCGGILMLNSIGDPKEKLALFSTIDNAKFRKPVVPGDQLVMEVEMMNRRRNLIQIRGKAYVDGDLVAEADMMAAVIDKNGSKAKSE, encoded by the coding sequence ATGCTCGTTCACCAATGCACCATAGAAGAACCGGTTTCCTACTCGGGAACAGGTTTGCATACAGGCGCCCAGTGCACCATCACTTTCAAACCGGCACCTGAAAACCACGGTATCCGCTTCGTGCGTACCGACCTGGGAGGCAATCCGGAGATTCCCGCCATCGTGGACTATGTGGTGGACGTGTCCCGCGGCACCACTCTGGGTCACGGTGATATCAAGGTGTACACGGTGGAGCATGTGCTCGCCGCGGTCGCGGGGATGCAAATTGACAATCTCATCATCGAAATCGACGGTATCGAACCCCCGGTGGGCGATGGCAGCGCCATGCCCTTCGTCGAAGCCCTGCAGCGCGCGGGCATCAGAAAGCAGGAAGCACCGAAAGACTATCTGATCATCGACCGAACGATTCAGTTCTCCAACCCCGACAAGGAAGTGGACATCGTGGCCCTGCCGCTGGACGACTTCCGCATGACGGTGATGGTGGACTATAAAAACCCTGCCCTCGGAAGCCAGCACACCGGCATGTTCAATCTCGAGGAATTCGTGTCCGAGTTCGCTTCCTCGCGCACCTTCTGCTTCCTCACCGAAGTGGAAATGCTGCACGACGCCGGCCTCATCAAAGGCGGCAGTCTCGACAACGCGGTGGTGATTGTAGACCGCGATGTGAACGCGGATGATCTGGAAGCGATCAGCGAAAAGCTCAAGCTGGACCGTACCATGCATCTCAACGACCACGGCTTCCTGAACGATATCACGCTGCGCTACAAGAACGAACCGGCGCGCCACAAGCTTCTCGATCTGCTCGGCGATTTGACGCTGGTGGGCGTCCCGCTCAAGGCCCAAATTCTGGCTGCGCGTCCCGGACATGCGAGCAACGTGGAATTCGCGAAAATGATTCGCAAGCTCTATCTCGAAAAACGCCTGGTGAAAAAATATCAGCTCGAGAAAAAGCAGGGCGTGGTGCTGGACGTCAACGCCATCGCGGATATACTCCCCCACCGCTACCCCTTCCTGCTCGTGGACAGAATCGTCAGTCTCGAACTGGATAAAAAAATCGTCGGCCTGAAAAACGTGACCATGAACGAGCAGTTTTTCAACGGGCATTTCCCCGGCAAACCGGTTATGCCCGGTGTTCTCATCATCGAAGCCATGGCGCAGTGCGGCGGCATACTCATGCTCAACAGCATCGGCGATCCGAAAGAAAAACTCGCGCTGTTCTCCACCATCGACAACGCTAAATTCCGCAAGCCGGTGGTGCCGGGCGATCAGCTCGTCATGGAAGTCGAGATGATGAACCGCCGCAGAAATCTCATTCAGATCCGCGGTAAGGCCTACGTGGACGGCGACCTCGTCGCCGAAGCGGATATGATGGCCGCCGTCATTGACAAAAACGGCAGCAAAGCGAAAAGCGAATAA